TTGTTTGAGGGTTTTCAGTTGCGCATGCGCTAACTCTTCATATAACTGCGATAGTTCATGAGTAATTTGTTCACTATTGGGTAAATCACTTAGGCAATATTCAACTTGCTTAAGTGTGTGTTTAAGAGCGCGAGGAAACTTTTCATCAAGCAATAAAAAGCTCAGCACATCTTTGCGGTTAATGCGCAAACGCATTTGTCTGCGATACATTTGATAGCCCGTGAGAGATTTCAATACACTCATCCATTGAATCGTTTCAAAGGGCGCGATGTCTTGATCTACATTGGGTAATAAAGTTGCCGTTCGGACATCAATGATCCGCGTGGTCATATCTGCGCGTTCTATGTTCCGTCCCATTCGTAGAAAGTCATACCCTTCATCATGAGTCATTGAACCTGCTAGTGTACCTGTAATGGCCTGGTTTGATTGAATTATTTTGTTTAGATTATCGTATCTATGCCTGTTGTTTTTTGGTTGAGATAGCTGTTCTTTGGCAACCAAATACAGGCTATTTATTTGCTCCCAAACTTCGCGGGGAATAATTTCGCGTATAGTACGAGCGTTTTCTCTGGCGGCCATCAATGAACTCAAAATCGAACTCGGGTTATTAGGCTCAGCCATCAAGAAATAGCTGACATTGAGCTCATTAACCTCTGTGTACATGGCTTTAAACGAATCAGAAGTTGAAGTGATTTCCAGTAACGGCTGCCACCCCAGTTTGATATATTTGGGTAAATCAAGAAGTAAGTTAGTGTTTACATTAATGATACGGGCTGTATTTTCAGCACGTTCAAGGTAACGGCCTAACCAATAAATATTACTAGCAACACGTGAGAGCATACTCATACCGACTCCATATCCACAATCCAAGTATCTTTACTACCTCCACCTTGTGATGAATTAACCACGGTTGAGCCTTTTATTAATGCAACCCGAGTCAAGCCTCCAGTTGTCACGGTAATATCTTTAGCGCTGAGAATAAAAGGGCGTAAATCAAGGTGGCGAGGCTCAACTTTTTGATCAACAAAGGTTGGGGCGGTCGATAAAATTAACATAGGCTGCGCGATATAATTCCGTGGGTCGGCTTGCACGAGTTTACGAAATTCAGCATGCTCTTTTGCTGTGGCATGAGGGCCAATTAACATTCCATAACCGCCAGATTCGTTTGCAGGTTTGACTACTAATTTTTCAATATTATTGATGACATAATCCAAGTCATCCGGGTTAATGCATTTATAGGTAGGGACGTTTGGTAAAATAGCTTTTTCACCAAGATAATACTCTATAATTTCAGGT
This Pseudoalteromonas ulvae UL12 DNA region includes the following protein-coding sequences:
- a CDS encoding alpha-E domain-containing protein; translated protein: MSMLSRVASNIYWLGRYLERAENTARIINVNTNLLLDLPKYIKLGWQPLLEITSTSDSFKAMYTEVNELNVSYFLMAEPNNPSSILSSLMAARENARTIREIIPREVWEQINSLYLVAKEQLSQPKNNRHRYDNLNKIIQSNQAITGTLAGSMTHDEGYDFLRMGRNIERADMTTRIIDVRTATLLPNVDQDIAPFETIQWMSVLKSLTGYQMYRRQMRLRINRKDVLSFLLLDEKFPRALKHTLKQVEYCLSDLPNSEQITHELSQLYEELAHAQLKTLKQESLHEFIDDLQLGIHSVHDALSRQYF